A segment of the Arachis hypogaea cultivar Tifrunner chromosome 5, arahy.Tifrunner.gnm2.J5K5, whole genome shotgun sequence genome:
AGCAGCATTTGATGTGTAGTTTGCCGACGAAAGGAAAATTATCAATTTACTCCAGCAGCATCTAGCACACATCTTACCCTGCCTGCTGGTGTTTTCGCCTCAGAATTTCGAAAGCAAAACAATTTATTCAAATACTATGACTGGTTTCACCATGACAATCAGTAACAAAGCTTAAAACTCCTGTACATCAACAGCTGTCTAGGCTCCTGAGAGCCTGAGATAAACAACAAAAGAGTTCTTTGAAGGATAGTGAGATACCATCAGATTCATAACATTGTGTCTGACATTCAAAAATAAGGGTTATGCTACATAAAGCTCaagcatttatgtgattgagcaGCAGTAGTTGTAAAATACAAGACGAAATGATTGCCCTATTTAGATCAACATGATTTCTCATTCACTTTGGAGCTCAAGCAAATATAAAAAACGAAATTTTATAAAGATATGCACATATCACCAAAAACAAAGTTTTCATAATGTAATGGGCTTCAAAAATGTATGACAGAACAAAATAAGATGTGGTATATAAACTAAGGTTACAGTACTTGACACAAACAGATTTGGCACTTCCCTGAGAAAGCATGCAATTTCAGTCGAGTTTAATTTTTGATGCACTGATAGTGTAAAACAACGTCGTGCAATCACAACCGTTCTCTTGGATAACAATTCACGCGATGAATgtaaaagatagttatttttgCTAACGTGGCGTTATGTGATTGGATGCACTTGTAAAACGGTTTTACACTaacaatgcatcaaaattaaattcttttagtCAAACCATCAATTGCAATATATGCCAAACTACAAACAGATGTAAATCTTACATTTAGAATTGATGGTTCAGGTAACGGGCACTGAATCGGTCTATCATTGTCAAGGGGTTCAACTGGGTGCTCAACTGGCTTAAACTCCACTGCCACTTCAATTCCATGTGGAGTGGCGGCGGCGGCACTTGCTGCGGCAGCAACCTCCGCATTTGGGGGCATTACTTCCCTCTCATCCTGCACCACAAGAAGTCAACACATGAAGCAGCAACAACAAGATCATGTCAGCAATTAAAACTTTTTACATAGATGAAATTGTAACAGCCAATTTGCATAGATGTCTCTATTATTTCCACAACTCAACAGTCAAAACTAAACCACATCATAAAGCTTTTGAATTCACCGGACAagataaggtttataatttatataattaaatttaacaaaaatattttttctctatatGCAACAGCTATTGGataacaaaagaagaagaagggtcaAAAGGGCAGAGCAAATAGTTCTAGCCAAAGCTGATGATCTAATAGCAAAAACAAACCACTTCCAAGTGAAAATACAAAAATCAAAAGTCATACttcttaaattattattataattatgtataAACACTTACAGGAATCGTAAATTCAGCATTCATTGGTCAATCCAAGTTCAAAGAAgacaaaccaaataaaaaaacaaataagagATCATTGGAATTGTATTGATCAAACGGTTCATCGGAtgaaaaaacaacaaacaaaaaacacaaaacagtaAAAgtgtaaacaaaaataataataccaGAGCACTTTGCGTCCGTCGGTGGATGTTCCTTCCAACAGAAAATCTCGAAAATATACCCACCATTTCAATTTTTCTAGGTCAACACAAACTCAAAATCCAATACCCACAAAGAAAAAAAACGATCTTTTTGATCCTGATGCTTTTACCAAGCTAGAGGGTCAATCCACCTTCCACTACTTGCCCTTGAAACAAGTAAAAATGACCCTTCAAAACGGAGCTTGTATCAGATTCAGAAAAGGAGGTGCTGTAGGTTGAGcgtggagagggagagagggataaagaagaagaagaagaagaagaagaagagaaggatgaaAAAGAAGGGTGACGACGTTGGTTTTGTTGTGTTGTGTGGGGAAAAGATTTTGTATTAAATATTGCTTTGGAAAATGGAATCAACTGAGCTGAGTAGTAAGCAACTCTATACACAAACTTCAATAATAGCATGTgcctttcaatttaaaaatccaatttttctttttcacatttttttggtgacttaaaaatATAATCCTCTAATTTGATttgagaaaaatattagaaaattaataattttttatcatcaCTCAATCATCAACTCAATTTATttagtctaatttttttaaaagtgttTAGAACACATTAAGAATAAAATTCTCacaagaacaattttttttttagtttagaatacaataaaagtataattttcaaTTCTCAAGAGAATTCTAATTGTCGGATCTAATTTACGATTTATTATTACtaaaaattgaaatattaaaattatttctaataaacAAATaagaaagacaaataaaaaaaatcacaaagataaaataataaaaaacaaaaaattcatttcattaattatatcaaattatgaatttaaatttgaaatagaaTCAAAATTTACTCTTTAATAAaagtagaatttttttattttaatattttttaaatataatattttaataatctaACAGTATACTTTAGAGTAAAAATCTTAAACAGCTTTTAACAACTATTTCAAAAGACAataagatttttaataaaaaaatatttcttttgacTCTTAAACTTTATTTCTGTGAGACTAATTAACCATCtgtcaatattttatttctatattaacaGAATAAACATACATAACATGTTAAACGGTTTATTTATCCGTTAAGAGCCAATTAGGAttgacaaattttttttgtttgaaatctcGTTGTCTTCTAAGAACAATTGTTACTTGTTTTTTGTTACCTAATTCAAATACATCGGCTAAATTTACTGTGTAAAACTAagaaatattagtaatttttaaattatttttacttatagAAATTAAACGGAGGATATATTTAGCATGTTTTGAAGAGAGATCATTGACAAAGGAGCTAATCAATCTCACGAAATTAATTATAGGGGCgaaataatacttttttttaaatctgGTAGTCTTTCGAAAAAATTATCAAGGACTGAGATGAATATTCACTATACTaatagtcaaaaataataaattatagatgcatttctcatttaattttattttaggtttttttagtttttgtataaatattaaaataattaacaaattttattacaaatataagtaattaaaaaataaaaatattcttaacattatgttttctttttattaattaattaatttttaactttattttcctatttaataatagaaaatataataaataaaaattaattaatggcttttaaaattaga
Coding sequences within it:
- the LOC112800073 gene encoding uncharacterized protein, with product MVGIFSRFSVGRNIHRRTQSALDEREVMPPNAEVAAAASAAAATPHGIEVAVEFKPVEHPVEPLDNDRPIQCPLPEPSILNDGRIWKERVSATVRRRGDLPVMKEGGALEPEVAGTKPRTSQSNRMILPSLSAPEHNLLKLLEECNASGI